In Toxoplasma gondii ME49 chromosome X, whole genome shotgun sequence, a single genomic region encodes these proteins:
- a CDS encoding hypothetical protein (encoded by transcript TGME49_215160), with protein MRGLLTTIGRLCPILFLFCFLEFEEAPVQRQRMFSLQCMYGAQGVPDVTTVADVRRFVQNFRAMKRIIPHYYASFTHRGDLIYFLGLNNIDVSVLEANKRLTQRDMEQHLHFVRQIVWDCIVSVDEEPLMYMVVDLRGLQLMNAWTKKNRILTSLLRSIRDHTFTKRFHRVQVAAISENRVARTIVEMKRHKFPAGTDVQVYPSFDAFINANKHVTRDVLPRSHGGSSDLDLPNEGLEYMISFFVEEILARQPQALYECSKAQKAKSSG; from the exons ATGAGGGGACTTCTGACCACGATTGGACGGCTGTGTCCGAttctgttccttttctgcttcctggaATTCGAGGAGGCACCTGTGCAGCGGCAGCGGATGTTCTCGCTGCAGTGTATGTACGGCGCTCAAGGCGTGCCGGACGTGACCACAGTAGCAGACGTCCGGAGATTCGTGCAAAATTTTCGCGCGATGAAACGCATTATCCCTCACTACTATGCATCATTCACGCATAGGGGCGACCTCATCTACTTCCTTGGG ctaaATAACATTGACGTTTCGGTGCTCGAGGCGAACAAGAGATTGACGCAACGGGATATGGAACAGCACTTGCACTTTGTACGGCAAATTGTATGGGACTGCATTGTTTCTGTCGACGAGGAACCGCTGATGTACATGGTGGTAGACTTGCGTGGCCTCCAGCTGATGAACGCGTGgacaaagaagaacagaaTCTTGACAAGCCTTCTTCGATCTATTCGCGACCATACCTTCACCAAGCGTTTCCATCGGGTGCAGGTTGCGGCTATTTCAGAGAACCGTGTGGCCCGGACAATTGTGGAAATGAAGCGTCATAAGTTTCCAGCAGGAACCGATGTCCAGGTGTATCCATCATTCGATGCTTTTATAAATGCCAACAAACACGTAACCAGGGATGTTCTTCCCAGATCTCACGGCGGGTCGTCGGACCTGGATCTTCCCAACGAAGGGCTAGAGTACATgatctctttcttcgtggaAGAAATCCTGGCCCGCCAGCCGCAAGCACTTTACGAGTGTTCGAAGGCTCAGAAAGCAAAATCTTCTGGATAG
- a CDS encoding serine/threonine-protein phosphatase 2A catalytic subunit beta isoform, putative (encoded by transcript TGME49_215170): MEDGGLEAPQTSLTQAPGTKGALLSAAAMRRVEEMEDRSFNVRQQHQLRKRQQHEDNSTGLCSGTAGADDCAKSPRGDKRRVPPHEATEGHEDRPVSGERQKTGAKARPWPGAADGSSGVGSACATGVSASPRRDSDFGACSDLPHGSTKSGSQTDDSGWEIGKSSEAVAGGSDPSVRQRRTGAKLLEIDLEQAHGKKYGMDFPHAGEVQLHRRRKNDLHAWVEQLLRCQPLRREEVLLLCELLKDTLKSEPNCVTVPTPVTVAGDIHGQFYDLLELFRVGGKPPNTSYLFLGDYVDRGFYSVEVFCLMAAFKVLYPRKIFLLRGNHESRGITQVYGFYDECARKYGDGFNAVWTALTEAFDYLPLTAVIGSECFCDHGGLSKHLMTIDAIQAIDRFQEPPQEGGMCDLLWSDPYDSSMFLSDLPQSDSPGDGVLAVTAGDPLGGGLDEDGWAPSSRGAGMLWGPTVTDQFLHLNGVGCICRAHQLAQDGYQWCHNDKVCTVFSAPNYCYRCGNQASLMIVNDDLERSFVKFGQAPERGEPQQVRSLPDYFL, from the exons ATGGAGGACGGCGGACTCGAAGCACCGCAAACCTCTTTGACGCAAGCGCCTGGCACCAAGGGTGcccttctttctgctgccGCTATGCGGCGTGTAGAGGAGATGGAGGATCGCTCTTTCAATGTGAGACAGCAGCACCAGCTTCGAAAACGTCAGCAACACGAAGACAACTCCACCGGCCTCTGCTCTGGGACTGCTGGCGCGGACGACTGCGCTAAGTCACCACGTGGCGACAAACGAAGGGTCCCGCCTCACGAAGCGACGGAAGGCCATGAGGACCGACCCGTCTctggagaaaggcagaaaaccGGTGCGAAAGCCCGGCCGTGGCCAGGAGCTGCAGACGGCAGCAGCGGTGTCgggagtgcatgcgccactggagtttccgcgtctccacgACGTGACAGTGACtttggcgcatgcagtgatCTGCCTCACGGTTCAACAAAAAGTGGTTCGCAAACGGATGACAGTGGGTGGGAGATCGGGAAATCCAGTGAAGCCGTCGCTGGCGGCAGCGACCCTTCAGTAAGGCAGCGGCGAACCGGCGCCAAGCTCCTTGAAATAGATCTCGAGCAGGCCCACGGAAAGAAGTACGGAATGGACTTTCCGCATGCCG GGGAAGTGCAACTTCACAGACGGCGGAAAAACGACCTGCATGCGTGGGTTGAGCAGCTTCTGCGGTGTCAGCCTCTTCGGAGGGAAGAGGTGTTGCTTCTCTGTGAACTGCTGAAGGACACTCTG AAATCCGAGCCCAACTGCGTCACCGTTCCCACTCCTGTGACAGTCGCTGGAGACATTCACGGCCAATTCTACGACCTGCTGGAGCTTTTCCGAGTCG GAGGCAAACCCCCAAACACGTCGTACTTGTTCCTCGGCGACTATGTGGACAGAGGCTTCTACTCTGTTGAAGTCTTCTGTCTTATGGCGGCGTTTAAGGTCCTCTACCCGCGAAAGA TATTTCTATTGCGAGGAAACCACGAAAGCAGAGGCATCACTCAAGTGTACGGTTTCTACGACGAGTGTGCGCGGAAATACGGAGACGGCTTCAACGCTGTCTGGACAGCCTTAACTGAAGCCTTTGACTATCTTCCTCTCACTGCGGTAATTGGGTCCGAGTGCTTCTGTGACCACGGCGGCCTCAGCAAACACCTCATGACCATCGATGCCATTCAAGCAATCGATCG GTTCCAGGAGCCTCCGCAAGAGGGAGGGATGTGTGACTTGCTATGGTCAGACCCCTACGACAGCTCGATGTTTCTCTCAGATCTTCCACAGTCAGATTCACCTGGAGACGGTGTCTTGGCAGTCACGGCTGGAGACCCCCTCGGAGGAGGTCTTGATGAAGATGGCTGGGCTCCAAGTAGCAGAGGCGCCGGGATGCTCTGGGGTCCA ACCGTGACCGATCAGTTTCTCCACCTAAACGGAGTTGGCTGCATTTGCCGCGCCCATCAACTCGCACAGGACGGATACCAGTG GTGCCACAACGACAAGGTGTGCACGGTTTTCAGCGCTCCGAATTACTGCTATCGTTGCGGCAACCAG GCCTCACTCATGATTGTCAATGATGACTTGGAGCGCTCGTTTGTCAAATTCGGACAGGCACCAGAACGTGGCGAGCCACAG CAAGTGCGTTCCCTTCCCGACTATTTCCTGTAA
- a CDS encoding hypothetical protein (encoded by transcript TGME49_215180) has protein sequence MALSQQDTLFIGWTSGRISWWDHRNATNRSEDIPEEGSIKVIDLPHSTAITHIAISPKGELCVSDVGKMVAPATRGNQPFFSRRIPGWSMKLITLVSVSEVFVLWLTDPCLPRNRYTSTVPLLLVDYVATTDRLVLLTDQAFLIQLALLEDGPARALSQTNVAWLHNCVESPQFAWIDENILASVAGEQVIRFWNMATEESHVLSLHAEMRDATLSGDVPSYLAFRRSSESLLVGTKGGKVARCRRRHIALSSELVWEDFELIHEGDNGSCSSIAVFEGNDEAIAISGKATLSLLFWIEPAIAADAGLIAIQSGFTEISLFMEKPREGDAGENAEWSAGGMDTVRPASPFFLGDSLPSTLSTRFSTRQPFTGLTINRSMLVVFSTQLITVFKVTEDQGSLLACPVSCIETLGVTGAVAYFDGSVTTLFVATPRGVLLMSLEVST, from the exons ATGGCACTTTCCC AGCAAGATACACTGTTTATTGGGTGGACTTCCGGCAGAATTTCCTGGTGGGACCATAGAAACGCCACCAATCGAAGTGAAGACATTCCCGAAGAGGGATCAATCAAGGTCATCGATCTCCCTCACAGCACGGCCATCACCCACATCGCCATTTCTCCTAAGGGCGAACTCTGC GTTTCCGATGTGGGAAAAATGGTTGCTCCAGCAACCAGAGGCAACCAACCTTTTTTCTCACGGAGAATTCCAGGGTGGTCTATGAAGCTGATCACCTTGGTCTCCGTTTCAGAAG TATTTGTTCTCTGGCTGACTGATCCTTGCCTTCCCCGAAATAGGTACACTTCAACcgtgcctctgcttctcgtcgacTACGTGGCGACGACAGACCGCCTCGTACTTCTTACAGATCAAGCGTTCCTGATACAGCTGGCGCTGTTGGAAGACGGACCTGCACGTGCCCTGTCTCAGACGAACGTCGCTTGGCTCCACAACTGCGTCGAATCGCCTCAATTTGCTTGGATTGACGAGAACATCTTGGCCTCCGTTGCGGGGGAGCAAGTCATTCGGTTTTGGAATATGGCGACCGAAGAGAGTCACGTTCTCAGTCTTCACGCAGAGATGAGGGATGCCACTCTCTCTGGCGACGTGCCTTCTTATCTCGCTTTCCGCAGAAGTAGTGAATCCCTCCTAGTCGGTACAAAAGGAGGCAAAGTTGCTCGA TGCAGGCGGCGGCACATCGCTCTGTCTTCGGAGTTGGTGTGGGAAGATTTTGAGTTGATTCACGAAGGTGATAATGGTAGTTGCTCCAGCATCGCTGTATTTGAAG GAAATGACGAGGCTATCGCTATCAGCGGCAAGGCGACACTGTCACTCCTGTTTTGGATAGAACCTGCTATTGCGGCCGATGCAGGCCTCATCGCTATCCAA TCGGGTTTCACAGAGATTTCCTTGTTTatggagaagccgagagaaggGGACGCCGGTGAAAACGCCGAGTGGTCGGCAGGGGGGATGGACACCGTTCGGCCAGCTtcacctttcttcctcggcgaCTCTCTGCCGTCGACCCTTTCTACGCGGTTTTCAACTCGGCAACCCTTCACCGGGTTGACAATAAACAGATCCATGTTGGTCGTATTCAGCACCCAATTGATCACCGTTTTCAAAGTAACGGAGGACCAGGGAAGCCTTTTGGCGTGTCCTGTGTCTTGCATCGAAACACTTGGAGTCACTGGAGCTGTCGCTTACTTCGACGGGTCAGTGACGACACTTTTCGTGGCAACTCCACGAGGTGTCCTGCTTATGTCACTTGAAGTGAGCACATAG
- a CDS encoding hypothetical protein (encoded by transcript TGME49_215165) gives MLQEHFLPTEPLSDWLVGDCSDSVTRTDTLRNSVASPHIVSDRLEELELWTTKKCVAEAVQPYKPHATHCLNVEKNEVLTILCLLSGGWTLCANSKGDIGYISSFLVPHGFQNSSGFLQAYVRTVALLKEDYSGSRFSGKADDAVVILVTGKKWSLVRALQNPYRYGHVSTRVLRLGKT, from the exons ATGCTGCAGGAACATTTCCTTCCCACGGAACCCCTCTCAGACTGGCTGGTCGGGGATTGTAGCGATTCAGTTACCCGGACGGATACACTACGAAATAGTGTCGCAAGTCCGCATATTGTTTCAGATCGGCTTGAAGAGCTCGAGCTCTGGACTACCAAG AAGTGTGTCGCAGAGGCGGTTCAACCTTACAAGCCTCATGCTACTCATTGCTTGAAtgtggaaaaaaacgaagtaCTCACCATTCTTTGCCTGCTC AGTGGTGGATGGACCCTGTGCGCCAACAGCAAAGGCGATATTGGTTATATTTCCTCGTTCTTAGTTCCACACGGGTTTCAGAACAGCTCAGGCTTTCTACAAGCTTATGTACGCACAGTCGCTTTACTGAAAGAGGACTACAGTGGGTCGAGATTCTCCGGTAAAGCTGACGATGCTGTTGTGATTCTGGTAACCGGGAAAAAATG GAGTCTCGTTCGGGCGCTACAGAATCCCTACCGGTACGGGCACGTCTCCACCCG AGTGCTGCGACTAGGGAAAACATGA
- a CDS encoding tetratricopeptide repeat-containing protein (encoded by transcript TGME49_215195) → MQSPRNDDQGQTCKNSLINDNKEAEPASSDRINLRMTQHPACPRLVKRLMSDFRRSNHKALTEEVISSVMDVSYHLAFNNVGKAYQALSLATSSKQLCREMTKISIKARRLDIALKCIEKLKMPKLQAVLRKAEHQADEVKLAFAAIHLGLDDEVEPLCRSCGRADLLEAWLQANGRWDEALQVAERAGRLYALHSHYSYGLYLENAGDYSSALNHLQLSRAMPCNLSNTVSSGCPISESGYGSVPERPLVSAQSVSDFASTVSAEEANSTSSPTESSLQHKTTMATGLRCESPRILRLAEMTGDAEAFLHRQADPQLYRWQGFRIEKQAWEAEQEHVASRVVSERHKRSLVTSKQDGVALGPQRSSVDLTNTFAGDKVPNQLDKLGPQARRKEALLKQALMWYSRGNLHSHKVRVLCSMDQIDEARKVCSETGDQEACLVLAHELEKRGEVREAVKLYTNAGRLRKALSLGHHEELDSDLMAAALNASPEDLVAAATSLYERREYEKAVALFRKAGQLDTALQVCLAANLRDSLRLLAEEATPSNDHSVIEKCASVFVEAGLIDRAVQLLAKTKHFDSALKLCESHDFALSDSLVNALTPSKEDARTALEARRTVLVRLGKICLRQKLFHLACRSFTAAAEIVAAVDCLIKTGDTDKIIYFANTARHPDVYISAANYLQGLDHFSDEKLRNSIVSFYQKANAFPKLAAFYINVAQIEIEERSAYEQALSALQESRNYLVQCPDAEKKIDLLDVRIDIITRYIEATRLRAEDPDAMVRELVSLLKTPAAEKVLKIGDVFADLGRYYNSIGNFAAVRLLIKKMQERNLHVPPYLIQERTENACDDGGCAVLARGFSDHHDTSLRQVGAPSQWREEAPRYQDVSPELSQGFDERSSAVAFMSDFEEPVRHTENDGLPDDPVDSYWEDARTVEMR, encoded by the exons ATGCAAAGCCCTAGAAACGACGATCAGGGGCAAACATGCAAGAACTCGCTGATCAACGACAACAAGGAGGCAGAACCTGCCTCCTCTGATCGAATCAACCTGCGCATGACCCAGCACCCAGCATGTCCGCGACTGGTGAAGAGATTGATGAGTGACTTTCGTCGCTCAAACCACAAGGCCTTGACAGAAGAAGTCATCT CCTCCGTCATGGACGTCTCGTACCATCTGGCGTTCAACAACGTCGGGAAAGCGTACCAAGCCCTGAGCCTGGCTACCAGCTCCAAGCAATTATGCCGTGAGATGACGAAGATTAGTATCAAAGCAAGACGGCTTGACATTGCGCTGAAGTGTATTGAAAAACTCAAGATGCCGAAGCTGCAGGCAGTTCTGAG GAAAGCAGAACACCAAGCAGATGAGGTCAAGCTCGCATTTGCTGCTATCCACCTTGGCCTCGACGACGAAGTTGAGCCCCTGTGCAGGAGCTGCGGAAGAGCGGACCTTTTAGAGGCTTGGCTGCAGGCAAATGGTAGATGGGATGAGGCGTTGCAG GTCGCAGAGCGAGCCGGGCGGCTCTACGCTCTCCACTCGCATTACTCCTATGGCTTGTACCTGGAGAACGCGGGGGACTATTCCAGTGCCTTAAATCACTTGCAGCTGTCACGCGCCATGCCGTGCAACCTTTCGAACACAGTGTCATCCGGATGTCCTATTTCTGAATCGGGTTATGGTTCTGTACCAGAACGACCGCTTGTTTCAGCGCAGTCAGTCAGCGATTTCGCTTCTACAGTTTCAGCTGAAGAAGCCAACTCGACCTCGTCTCCGACAGAGTCGTCCCTGCAGCATAAGACTACGATGGCCACAGGCTTGCGTTGTGAGAGTCCAAGGATTCTGCGACTCGCCGAAATGACTGGAGATGCCGAGGCTTTCCTCCACCGCCAAGCGGATCCACAGCTGTATAG GTGGCAGGGCTTCCGCATCGAAAAGCAAGCGTGGGAAGCAGAGCAGGAGCACGTCGCTTCAAGAGTCGTTTCAGAGCGTCACAAGCGGAGCCTAGTTACCTCAAAACAAGATGGAGTCGCCTTGGGGCCTCAAAGATCAAGCGTGGATTTAACCAACACGTTTGCAGGTGACAAAGTGCCTAACCAGCTCGATAAATTGGGTCCGCAAgccagaagaaaggaagcccTGCTGAAACAAGCGCTGATGTGGTACTCACGTGGAAATTTGCACAGCCATAAGGTTCGCGTGCTGTGCTCCATGGATCAGATAGACGAGGCAAGGAAAGTGTGCAGCGAAACAGGAGATCAGGAAGCGTGCTTGGTTCTTGCACATGAGTTGGAAAAACGTGGAGAAGTGCGCGAAGCCGTGAAGCTCTATACCAACGCCGGTAGACTACGGAAGGCGCTCAG CTTGGGCCATCACGAGGAGTTGGACAGTGACCTGATGGCGGCTGCCCTGAATGCAAGTCCGGAAGATTTGGTAGCGGCTGCAACCTCCTTGTATGAG CGGCGGGAGTACGAGAAGGCGGTGGCGCTCTTCCGCAAGGCGGGTCAGCTTGACACAGCCCTTCAAGTGTGTCTTGCTGCAAACTTGCGAGACTCTCTGAGACTCCTCGCAGAGGAAGCCACTCCAAGCAATGACCACTCTGTGATCGAGAAGTGTGCATCCGTTTTCGTAGAAGCGGGACTGATCGACAGGGCCGTCCAGTTGCTGGCAAAAACGAAGCATTTCGATTCG GCCTTGAAGCTGTGTGAATCGCACGACTTCGCTCTATCAGATAGTCTTGTCAATGCTCTCACTCCGAGCAAGGAAGACGCG agaacagctcTCGAGGCCAGACGGACAGTGCTGGTCAGGCTGGGGAAGATTTGCCTGAGACAAAAACTGTTCCACCTTGCCTGCAGATCCTTTACTGCTGCCGCCGAGATAGTGGCGGCAGTCGACTGCCTCATTAAGACCGGGGACACTGACAAAATCATCTATTTCGCAA ATACAGCCCGGCATCCTGACGTATACATTTCTGCGGCGAATTACTTACAAGGACTCGACCATTTCAGTGATGAGAAGTTACGCAACTCCATTGTTTCCTTCTATCAAAAAGCAAACGCCTTTCCCAAACTTGCTGCGTTTTATATCAACGTGGCTCAA atagagatagaggAACGCAGCGCCTACGAGCAGGCGCTCTCCGCTTTGCAAGAGAGTCGAAACTATCTCGTCCAATGCCCCGATGCGGAAAAGAAGATAGACCTGCTTGACGTTCGCATTGATATCATTACCAG ATACATTGAGGCAACGCGACTTCGAGCTGAAGATCCGGATGCCATGGTTAGAGAGTTGGTCTCGCTCTTGAAGACTCCGGCTGCAGAAAAAGTTCTTAAAATTGGAGACGTTTTCGCTGATTTGGGGAG GTACTATAACTCAATTGGGAATTTCGCCGCCGTTCGCCTTCTGATAAAGAAGATGCAGGAACGCAATCTACATGTACCTCCGTATCTAATCCAAGAAAGAACTGAAAATGCATGCGACGACGGAGGCTGTGCTGTCCTTGCGAGGGGGTTTAGCGATCACCACGACACCTCCCTTCGTCAGGTTGGTGCCCCCTCACAGTGGAGGGAGGAAGCCCCGAGATATCAGGACGTGTCACCTGAGCTGTCCCAAGGTTTTGATGAGCGTTCCTCCGCAGTTGCGTTCATGAGTGATTTCGAAGAGCCAGTGAGACACACGGAGAATGATGGACTTCCCGACGACCCTGTCGACAGTTATTGGGAAGACGCCCGCACTGTAGAGATGCGCTAG
- a CDS encoding hypothetical protein (encoded by transcript TGME49_215185), which produces MDPVCPHSPAPKHIWLKGDTLGVMSTDNCISVWRLGKGAPALLSTEKVEASCTEDDTIVVKSITGAKDGSRISFILQRRKQKNYRPDSAQNLTLDERGNLPVPLAEDTSAECVTEESAEEALGIFDVSTTNFWIYGLEILRGTKLTFHQWDERDVRLLVCCVWRPENPPVADPLQDKRGSPRLRQMNSRSRPYIVTFFIDHDGRLAEQVRSPRDSGCVEVFSHTLLTPASQTGVISSLLLGAPLTCLRTYEFGSRCNAQRNLSSPSSY; this is translated from the exons ATGGATCCTGTTTGTCCCCATTCACCTGCTCCCAAACATATCTGGTTGAAAGGCGACACACTGGGAGTGATGAGTACGGACAACTGCATTTCTGTTTGGAGGCTCGGTAAGGGAGCTCCTGCGCTTCTAAG CACTGAAAAAGTAGAAGCGTCCTGCACTGAAGATGATACCATAGTCGTCAAGTCTATAACAGGAGCCAAGGACGGTAGCAGGATCAGCTTCATCTTACAgcggaggaaacagaaaaattACCGGCCCGACAGCGCACAGAACCTCACTCTAGACGAGCGCGGTAATCTGCCTGTTCCGCTCGCTGAGGACACTTCAGCAGAGTGCGTGACTGAGGAAAGCGCCGAGGAAGCCCTGGGAATATTCGACGTTTCAACGACTAACTTCTGGAT ATACGGCCTCGAAATACTGAGAGGCACCAAGCTAACGTTCCATCAGTGGGATGAACGGGATGTCCGTCTGCTGGTATGCTGTGTGTGGCGGCCGGAAAACCCACCTGTCGCCGACCCACTGCAAGACAAAAGAGGCTCTCCTCGCTTGCGG CAAATGAACAGCAGATCTCGACCTTATATCGTGACATTCTTTATCGACCATGATGGACGGTTGGCCGAACAGGTGAGATCACCTAGAGACAGCGGTTGCGTAGAGGTTTTTTCTCACACACTGCTTACGCCAGCAAGCCAGACAGGAGTTATTTCAAGTCTGCTGTTAGGAGCTCCACTCACATGTCTTCGGACATATGAGTTTGGCAGTCGCTGCAACGCCCAACGGAACCTCTCTTCACCATCTTCCTACTGA